In a genomic window of Erigeron canadensis isolate Cc75 chromosome 5, C_canadensis_v1, whole genome shotgun sequence:
- the LOC122601252 gene encoding mucin-5AC-like: MPISESLLSQVPVDNPDLRIYRAYLAERMATQNRGVPSPRSHRSPSEGSRSRKRKEGLEDDSAPGLSVPSSSSIQIPQSSAPSQKKRKTRHHSKSKSKSKTTSSTFSVPSPLTPSSSSSNPISSPSPFSTNVIRSSLQPIPEESHDERSSSDHNDINDQISSCDNVFDIPERQGGPEGGVEKHNGEDVRSGLGTGQKENDGPPTVETTSREATNRLEAEESPTSHDSPSRHSGFSLQDPVSSLHRHQPRPLSIPHSEDVDIEVAETLASLPRSFAHTIESRSPLRSLVSEHAHSLNVATTEWGFNSQGMFGSPAHVNMTGAGDSIPSSTGNLGEPGSPTIRNIVPDTCVGPRSSETTNVELLLHKSLGTPDGLHHSGHTVNQTEPTVVQTTSTSVATALTTQPPPTAVLRPTLDKGKAPANSQSSSSTSSPPPNPDDIRLKANPAERQLFQELEAAGLLPHSNPQPSPQHSSPSVSSSHHNHSPHHLTPHIITSIRSNVNSLYNDLYVDLLSLDTQADSFNKAILANLQARFDHQQQLLLLKHQAEQEKFLADAQLEAAMKRIAELEDSCKATVVVHHRRDDPDDQDQHEGENREDTTTEVRASAETDIIGSNEVGGDEAQTRDAPHDDEVMSENVDNTEVVNVVESAIGASADTEIILGSVVRDDAQSVIVDNVNENEEFDDPFIDGNDVDPNDDNDSSDNDDLPPPSFDNYASVPQPNPNLSHLNLYQLIHHLNHPRFQNTTAAPHVQINEGGFKPNERSRIDYLAIPSQLFRLTRFLEEKASQIFSSQDELKKIDIDELRARRAYVKFFNTQKLNK, translated from the coding sequence ATGCCAATTTCTGAATCTCTGCTCAGCCAGGTGCCCGTAGATAATCCTGATCTCAGGATTTACAGAGCGTATTTAGCCGAGCGTATGGCTACTCAAAACCGAGGTGTGCCTTCCCCACGCTCGCATAGGTCACCAAGTGAGGGTTCTAGGTCtcgaaaaagaaaagaggggtTAGAAGACGATTCTGCACCTGGCTTATCtgttccttcttcttcttctatccAAATTCCTCAATCTTCAGCTCCTTCTCAAAAGAAACGAAAAACTCGTCATcactcaaaatcaaaatcaaaatcaaaaacaacttcatcaacatTCTCTGTTCCTTCTCCTCTCactccttcatcttcttcctccaatcctATTTCATCACCTTCTCCTTTTTCCACTAACGTTATACGATCTTCTCTTCAGCCAATTCCAGAGGAATCACATGATGAACGCTCTTCCTCTGATCACAACGATATTAACGATCAAATTTCTTCTTGTGATAATGTGTTTGACATTCCGGAGAGACAAGGCGGTCctgagggaggggttgaaaaaCATAATGGAGAGGATGTGAGGTCTGGGCTAGGTAcagggcaaaaagaaaacgatggCCCTCCGACAGTTGAAACAACCAGCCGGGAAGCCACCAATAGATTAGAAGCCGAGGAGTCCCCAACCTCGCATGATTCACCTTCCCGCCACTCTGGGTTCTCTCTACAGGATCCAGTTTCATCACTGCACAGGCACCAACCACGCCCACTATCAATTCCTCATTCGGAGGATGTCGATATTGAAGTCGCGGAGACTCTTGCCTCTCTCCCACGTTCATTTGCTCACACTATCGAGTCTAGATCGCCATTAAGATCACTTGTTTCTGAGCATGCACATTCTTTGAATGTTGCAACAACAGAATGGGGATTCAATTCTCAAGGAATGTTTGGAAGTCCTGCTCATGTTAATATGACAGGCGCTGGGGATTCAATTCCCAGTTCAACGGGCAATCTTGGAGAACCCGGAAGTCCCACCATCCGGAACATTGTGCCCGACACTTGTGTTGGGCCAAGAAGTTCTGAAACAACCAATGTAGAGCTTTTGCTTCATAAATCATTGGGAACTCCTGATGGCCTACACCATTCAGGCCACACTGTAAACCAAACGGAGCCTACAGTTGTGCAAACGACATCTACGTCGGTCGCTACTGCTCTTACAACTCAACCGCCACCAACCGCAGTGCTCCGTCCTACTCTTGATAAAGGAAAAGCCCCTGCCAATTCTCAATCATCTTCTTCTACTTCTAGTCCTCCTCCAAATCCAGACGACATTCGGCTTAAAGCTAATCCTGCAGAAAGACAACTCTTCCAAGAACTAGAAGCCGCTGGACTTCTTCCTCATTCTAATCCTCAACCATCACCACAACATTCTTCACCTTCCGTTTCATCCTCACATCACAACCATTCTCCTCATCACTTAACTCCACATATTATTACATCAATTCGCTCCAACGTCAATTCTCTATATAACGATCTATATGTTGATCTTCTTTCTCTAGACACTCAAGCCGATTCTTTCAATAAAGCCATTCTTGCAAATCTTCAAGCCCGTTTTGACCATCAACAACAACTCTTGCTTCTAAAACATCAAGCCgaacaagaaaagtttcttgcTGACGCTCAACTTGAGGCAGCAATGAAACGAATTGCTGAATTAGAAGATTCTTGCAAAGCAACTGTAGTCGTCCATCATAGACGTGATGACCCTGATGATCAGGATCAACACGAGGGGGAGAACAGAGAAGATACGACAACTGAAGTAAGGGCCAGTGCTGAAACAGATATTATTGGAAGCAATGAAGTTGGTGGAGACGAAGCACAAACAAGAGATGCCCCTCATGATGATGAAGTTATGAGTGAAAATGTTGATAACACTGAGGTTGTGAATGTTGTTGAATCAGCTATTGGAGCAAGTGCTGATACGGAGATTATACTTGGCTCAGTTGTAAGAGATGATGCTCAATCAGTGATTGTGGATAATGTTAATGAAaatgaagaatttgatgatcCTTTTATCGATGGCAACGATGTTGATCCTAATGATGATAATGACTCTTCGGATAATGATGATCTTCCTCCCCCCAGCTTTGACAATTATGCCTCTGTTCCTCAACCAAATCCAAATCTCAGTCATTTAAACCTTTACCAACTCATTCACCATCTCAACCATCCTCGCTTTCAAAACACCACCGCTGCTCCCCATGTTCAAATCAATGAAGGAGGATTTAAACCTAATGAAAGAAGCAGAATAGATTATCTTGCCATCCCTTCTCAATTATTCCGCCTAACAAGATTCTTGGAAGAAAAGGC